GCGTGGACGCCGCCTCCGGCGACCCGGTGCACCTGATCGACTTCTCGTCGTTCAACACGGTCGGCACCGGCTACACGCTGACCGTCGGGACCGACACGAGCTACCCGTTCGACATCGGCACCGACGCGTTCTCCAAGCTGCGGTACGACTCGCTGGCGTACTTCTACCACAACCGCAGCGGCATCGAGATCCAGGCGCAGTACGTGGGCGACGCCTACGCCCGCCCGGCCGGCCACCTCAACGTGGCGCCGAACCAGGGCGACAACAACGTGCCCTGCCTGGCCACCATCACCTGCGGCTACAACCTGGACGTGCGCGGCGGCTGGTACGACGCGGGCGACCACGGCAAGTACGTGGTCAACGGCGGCATCTCGGTGTGGCAGCTGATCAACGCCTACGAGCGCGCCAAGCTGATCGGCGACGCCTCCGTCCTCGGCGACGGCAAGCTGCGCATCCCCGAGAGCGCCAACGGCGTGCCGGACATCCTGGACGAGGCCCGCTGGGAGGTCGAGTTCCTGCTGAAGATGCAGGCGCCCAACGGGATGGTCCACCACAAGATCCACGACCAGAACTGGACCGGCCTGCCCCTGCTGCCGCACGAGGACCCGCAGCTCCGGCGCCTGTCCGACACCAGCACGGCGGCCACGCTGAACATGGCCGCGGTGGCCGCGCAGGCCGCCCGCGTGTGGAAGACGATCGACCCGGCGTTCTCGGCCAAGGCGCAGGCGGCGGCCGTGAAGGCGTACGCGGCGGCCAAGGCGAACCCGAACAAGATCGCCGACCCCAACGACGGCACCGGCGGCGGCTCCTACAGCGACTCGAAGCTGACCGACGAGTTCTACTGGGCCGCGGCGGAGCTGTTCACCACCACCGGCGAGTCCTCCTACCGGTCCGACCTGACCGCGTCCCCGCACTACAAGGGCGCGAGCCTGGACGACCGCGGCTTCGACTGGGGCTCCACCGGCCCGCTGGGCGACATCACGCTGGCCCTGGTGCCCAACGGCCTGCCGGCCGCGGACGTGGCGGCGATCAAGGCCGCGTTCGTCGCGGTCGCGGACAAGCACCTGACCCAGATGGCGTCCCAGGGCTACCCGGCGCCGTACAAGACGACGACCGGCGACTACGACTGGGGCTCGAACGGCCTGGTCGCCAACAACACCTCCGTGCTGGCGCTGGCGCACGACTTCACCGGCCAGGCCAAGTACCGCGAGGGCGTGTTCCAGGCGCTGCACTACTTCCTGGGCCGCAACCCGACGTCGTACTCCTACGTCACCGGCTACGGCGAGCAGCCGGTGAAGAACGTCCACCACCGGCACTGGGCCAACCAGCTCGACCCGGACCTGCCGACCGCGCCCCCCGGCGCGCTGTCCGGCGGCCCGAACAGCGCGCTGCAGGACCCGGTCGCCGCGCGCGTGCTCCAGGGCTGCAAGCCGCAGAAGTGCTTCGTCGACCACATCGAGGCGTACTCGGTCAACGAGGTCACGATCAACTGGAACTCGGCGTTCGCCTGGGTGGCGAACTGGGCGGCGGAGAAGGTCACCACGGCCCCGCCGGTCGACACCACCGCGCCGTCCCAGCCCGGCGCGCCCACGGCGTCCGACATCACCGCCACCGGCGCCAAGCTGACCTGGGCGGCGTCGACGGACGCGGAGAGCGGCATCGCCGGGTACGACGTGGTCTCGATCGAGAACACCACCCAGCGGGTGCTGGCCACGGTCACCACCCCGTCGGCCACGCTGACCGGCCTGACCCCGAACACCGCCTACCACCTGGCGGTGGTGGCGAAGAACGGCGCCGGGCTCAAGTCGCAGTCGGTCGCCACGACCGTGCGCACCAAGACGGCCGACCCGGTCGACTACTGCCGGGTGGTCGCGCGGGTGACGTCGTGGAACGGCGGCATGTCGGCGAACCTCACCATCACCAACACCAGCGGCCAGGCGTGGAACAACTGGAAGCTGGAGTTCACCCTGCCGGGCACCCACAAGATCAGCCAGGGCTGGTCGGCGACCTGGTCGCAGTCCGGCCAGGCGGTGACCGCGACGAACGCGCAGTGGAACGGCAACGTGCCCGCCGGCGGTTCGGTGCAGCTCGGTTTCAACTCCGCGGGGTCGGGCTCGGGCGAGCCGACCGACTACCGGGTGAACGGGCAGCCCTGCACCAGGGGCTGACCCGCTGAAGACCCGCGGTGGGCGCTGCTGCTCCGGCGCCCACCGCGGCCCTCCGCCACCGGCCGCCGGGCCATCCCACGAACCCCCGGCGGCCGGTGGCCCTTTTCCGCCCCGGAAAACCGCTCCCCCGGTCCCCCACCGCTCTGCTCCACTGATCATCGTGACGTCGATGTGGGTGGGCGAGCGGGTGCGGCTGCGCGGGGTCGAACCGGAGGACTGGGAGGCGTTCATGCGCTTCTCCGGGCACAGCGGGGACATGCGCGCGGTGGACCGCGTGTACCCGCCCCGGTCCGCTGCCGGGCACCGCGAGTGGGCCCTGGCGCGGGCCACCGCCGCGACCGGGGGCGACGAGTTCACCCTCGCCGTGGAGGCGGGCGGCGTCGTGGTCGGCAGGGTGAGCACGCACAACGCCGACCAGCGGGCCGGGCGCTTCGGGTACGGCATCGGCATCGGCCACGAGTACCAGCGGCGCGGGTACGCGGCCGAGGCCGTGGGGCTGCTGCTCGACTTCATGTTCGCCGAGCGCCGCTACCACAAGTGCGAGGCGGGCGTGTACGCGTTCAACGGGCCCTCCCTGGCCCTGCACCGCAAGCTCGGCTTCCGGGAGGAGGGCCGGTTGCGCGACCACGAGTTCTCCGCGGGCCGCCACCACGACATGGTCCTGTTCGGCGTCCTGGCCGACGAGTGGCTCAGCCCCCGGCGGTCCTGAGCAGCGCCAGCAGCTCCTCCGGCGCCTCACCCACCACGTCGTGCCCGATGGGCAGCCCCACCGCACGCCACGAGGGGTCGTCGCGCAGCCGCGCCCACGTCGTGGCCAGCGGGCTGTCCGGGAACCGCTCCGCGAACAGGTAGAACCGCTCGGTCACCTTGTCCACGGCACCGGTCAGCGAGGCCCGCTGCAGCATCGTCGCCAGCGGGTGGGGCGTGGCGCGCGGGTCGAAGAACGGCAGCGGCGGGAACGCGAACCCGTCACCCGAGGCGCCCTCCACGTACCACTCGCGCCACCTGCCGTGCGCGATGTCGTAGCCCGACTCGCCGTCGCGCGGCACGAACGCGTCCAGGTACACCAGCGCCTTCACCCGATCGGGCAGGCGGTCGGCCACCACCGTGATCACCATGCCGCCGTAGCTGTGCCCGACCAGCACCACGTCCGACAGGTCCCCGACCAGCGCCAGCACCTCGGCCACGTGGTCCTCCAGGTTCACCCGACCGGTGCTCGGGGTCGGCGCGTGCACCTCGTGCCCCTCGGCGCGCAGCCGGGAGGCGATCGGGTCGTAGTACCAGCCACCGTGGCAAGCCCCTGGGATCAGCACGTAAGTCGTCATGAATCCCACGTTAAGTACCCTTTAGGACTTACCATGTCCGCAATGTCGATGCCCGCGAGGATGCTGCGCCTGCTGTCGCTGATGCAGGCCAGGCGCGACTGGTCCGGCGCCGAGCTGGCGCAGCGGCTGGGCGTGACCGACCGGACCGTGCGGCGCGACGTCGAGCGGCTGCGCGAGCTGGGCTACCCGGTCACCGGCACCACGGGCACCGCGGGCGGCTACCGGCTGGCGTCCGGCCGCGACCTGCCGCCGCTGCTGCTCGACGACGACGAGGCGGTCGCGGTGGCCGTCGGCCTGCGCACGGCCGCGGGCGTCGCCGGCGTGGCGGAGTCGTCCACCCGGGCGCTGGCCAAGCTGCACCGGGTGCTGCCCGCCCGGCTGCGGCACCGGGTGGCCGCGGTCGGCGACGCGATCGCGGTCATGGCGGTGGACGGGCCGGCGGCGGACCCGGCGACCCTGGGCCTGCTCGCGGCGGCCTGCCGGGACCACGAGGTCGTCGCGTTCACCCACCGGGGCGCGGAGCGCCGGGTCGAGCCGCGCGCCCTGGTCACCGCGGGCCGCCGCTGGTACCTGCTGGCCCACGACCCGTCGCGGGGGGACTGGCGCACCTTCCGGGTGGACCGGCTGGGGTCCCCGCGCGCCACGGGCCGCCGCTTCACCCCGCGCCCGCTGCCCGGCGACCCGGCCGAGCACGTGGCCAGGTCGCTGACCACGGCCCCGTACCGCCACACCGCCACGGCCCGCGTCCGGGCGCCCGCCGACGTCGTGCGCGCCCGCCTGCCGTTCGCCCTGCCCGGCCGGGTGGAGCCGGTCGACGGGGACACCTGCCTGCTGCGGCTCGGCGCGGACACCGTCGGCCCGATCGCCGCCGACCTCGCGCACGTCGAGGCCGACTACACCCTGGAGGACGCCTCGCCGGGGCTGCTCGACGCGCTGGCGGGGGTGGCGGCCCGGCTCACCGGTGGGCGGCCTGCCCCACCGGCCGCACCAGGATCTCGTTGACGTCGACCGTCGACGGCTGGCCCACCGCGTACAGCACGGCCCGCGCCACGTCCTCCGGTGCCAGCTTCGGGTCGGCCGCCCGGGACGCCGGGATGGCCTCGGTGGCGGTCAGCCCCGGCTGCACGAGCGTGACCCGCACCCCGGTGCCCACGCACTCGGCGCGGATGGCCTGCGCCAGCCCGGTCACCGCCCACTTGGTGGCCGAGTACAGGCTCCCGGCCCGCACCCCGCGCCCGGCCGCCGACCCGGTCAGCACCAGGTGCCCGCCGCTGCGGACCAGCGCGGGCAGCGCCGCCCGCGCGGTGAACGCGGGCCCGCACACGTTGGTCAGCACCATGTCGGACCACTCGGCGGGCGGCGCGCCGCCGGTGCCCGCGAAGGAGGTGTCCACGCTGGTGCCCGCGTTGGCGAACACCGCGTCCAGCCGGCCCCACTCCCGCTCGACCCGCGCCACCAGCGCCTCGACCTGCTCGTACACCCGCACGTCGCACGGGGCGACCATGGCCCGGTCCGGCCCGCCCAGCGAGGCGGCGAGGTCGGTCAGCGCGGCCGCGTCGCGCGCCGCCAGCACCAGCCGGTAGCCCGCCTCGGCCGCCAGCCGCGCGGTGGCCGCCCCGATGCCGCGACCGGCGCCCGTCACGAGGAACACCCCTGCTTCCACGGGGGCAGGCTACTGCTGTTTGGATCAAGCCACTGCCTCGAAGGCAACACAACGGCCCGCGCCGGCGTCTTAAGTGCGTATCCACTGATTGGGGGCACATGGACATCAACCGCAGGTTCGCACTCGGCCTGGGCTCGGTCGCGGCGGCCTCGGCCGTGGTCGGCACGGCGGGCACGGCGCAGGCCCAGGAGACGGATGCGGAGTGGGACGCGTTGATCCCGACCACGGCGGACCTGGCCAGGCGCAAGATCGCCCGCAAGTACCAGCGGCAGGTCGCGTGGGCGGGCGGCACCTGGTCGGCGCACATCGGCGTGGCCGACCCCGACGGCGTGGTCGAGCCCGCCGTCGAGGCGGAGGCCGACCGGGTCGTCGAGGCGTACAGCGTGAACAAGGTCGCCGTCGCCGTGGCGGTGCTGGACAAGGTCGACCGGGGCCTGATCACCCTGGACCAGCGGGTCGAGGTGACCGACGCGATCGTCATCCGCGACACCGACGGCATCTTCGCCCTCGACGGCGCCTACCCCAGCTCGGTCACCGTCGGCCACGCCCTGGCGGCGCTGCTGACCGTGTCGGACAACACCGCCGTGCGGCTGTGCGGGCTGGTCGTGCCCGCGCTGGAGCTCAACGAGATCCTGCGGGGCAAGGGCTTCGTGCACACGCAGGTCGTCCCGGTGGCCAACCCGAACCGGTTCTTCCTGGGCACCACCACGCCGCGCGAGACGTCCACCCTGCTCACCCGGCTGGCCGCGGGCGAGCTGCTGTCCCCGGCGTCCACGCGGCACCTGCTGACCGTGCTGCGGTCGCTGACCTCGTTCACCGACGGCATCCGGCTCAACCTGTCGTCGCAGGAGCGCCTGAACGTGGCCACCAAGGCGGGCTGGTTCGAGGACGGCCGCAACGAGGCGGGCATCGTCTTCGACGCCAACGGCAAGCCGGTCGTCACCTACGCCCTGTTCGCCTCGGGCCGGTTCCGCGGCGACCAGGCCGTGAACGCGGACAACTACAGCGCCACCCACCCGGCGCTGCGGGCCCGCGCCGAGCTGGGCCGCACCCTGTACGACTCGGTGCTGCGCATCACCAACGACGCGGCCCACGCGTACCGGGCGCAGCCCTATCGCGCCTGGAAGGGCGGCAACTGAAAAATCGACGTATCCACGGCCGCCCGCCGCCCTCCTTCCTCACAAGGGGGAACGGCGGGGGCCCGGCCCGCCCCGCGCGCGTCGCGGGGCCGGCCGGTCGCCAGTCGGGGAGGGGTCGTCCCGCCAGGGGGTTGCGGGCAGCCGGTCGTGGCCGCCGTCCACGACCGGCCCCCACCCCGTGGCGTGCCGCTTCACCAGCTCGGCCACCACGCGGTCCGCGGGCAGCTCCCACACCGCCTCGTTGAACACCTCGACCTCCACGAACCCGGCGTAGCCCGCCGCGCGCACCAGCGAGGTCAGGCCCACCAGGTCGATGTGCCCGTCACCGGGCAGGCCGCGCCCCAGCAGCACGTCGGCGGGCAGCGGCGTGACCCAGTCGCACACCTGGTAGGACAGGATGTCCGCGCCGGCCGCCGCCACCGACGCCGCCAGCGCCGGGTCCCACCAGACGTGCAGGGCGTCCACCACGACGCCGACCGCGGCGTGCGGCGCGGCCAGCTCCAGGGCCTGCGCCAGCGTGGAGACGACCCCGCGGTCGGCGCAGAACACCGGGTGCATGGGCTCCAGCGCGAGCCGGACCCCGGCGTCGGCGGCGTGGGGCGCCAGCACCTCCAGCGCACCGGCCACCCGGTCCCGCGCGCCTGCGAGGTCGCGCCCCTGCACGCCGCCGGGCACCAGCACCAGGCACTGCGCGCCCAGCGCCGCGGCCTCGTCGATCGCCCGCCGGTTGTCGTCCAGGCGCTGGTCGGCACCCGTGAAGAAGCCGCCGCGGCACAGCGACGACACGGTCAGCCCGGCCTGCCGGACCAGCGCGGCGGTGCGCTCCACCCCGTGCTCGTGGACGGGTTCGCGCCACAGCCCGACGCCCTCCACGCCGTGCCGCGCGCACGCGTCGACCACCTCGGGCACGGACGCCCGCTTCACCGTGGCCTGGTTCACCGAGAGCTTCACGTCAGCACGCCCAGCAGGTTCGCCCAGCGCGCGGCCGCCAGGTCCGGGTCGGGCAGCAGGCCGGCCAGGTCGGCCAGCCGCAGCGCCTCGCCGAGGTGCACCACGTCCCGCGCGGACTGGAGGCCGCCGACCATGGCGAACGAGTCCTGGAACCCGGCCAGCCAGGACAGGAACACCACACCGGTCTTGTAGTGGTAGGTGGGCTGTTGGAACAGGTGGCGGGACAGCGCGACGGTCGGTTCCAGCACCTCGTGGTAGCGCGCGAGGTCACCGGCGTCCAGGGCGCCCAGGGCCTCCGCCGCCGCGGGCGCGATGACGTCGAAGATGCCCAGCAGGGCGTCGCTGTGGCCGACGTCGTCGCCCGCGATCAGCTCCGGGTAGTGGAAGTCGTCCCCGGTGTAGCAGCGCACGCCCTCGGGCAGGGCGCGGCGCAGCTCCACCTCGTGCCCCGCGTCCAGCAGGGACACCTTCACCCCGTCCACCCGGTCCGGGTAAGCCTTGACCAGGTCGAGGAAGTGGCCGGTGGCCTCGGGCACGTCGGTCGAGCCCCAGTAGCCGGCCAGCAGCGGGTCGAACGCCGGGCCGAGCCAGTGCAGGATGACGGGTCGGTCGACCTCCTCCAGCAGCGCGGCGTACACCCGCTGGTAGTCCTCGGGCCCGCGGGCCCGGGCGGCGAGCTTGCGGCTGCACATCAGGATCGGCTGCGCGCCCGCCTCGCCGACCACCTCCAACTGCTCGCGGTAGGCGGTCAGCGGGTCGTCGGTGCCGTGGTCGGTGCCGACCCCCGCCGCCAGCCTGCCCCCGGCCACCGCGGCGGTGCGCCGGACCAGCTCCGCGGCCGCGGCCCAGTCCAGCCCCATGCCGCGCTGGGCGGTGTCCATGGCCTCGGCGACGCCGAACCCCAGGTCCCACAGCCGCACCCGGTGGGCCAGCGTGGCGTCCCAGTCCAGCACGGCGGGCGCGCCGGGCCCGTTGCCCGCGAACGGGTCGGCGACCACGTGCGCCGCCGCGAACGCGACCCGCGACGCGAACTTCCCACCTTCCCCCGCGCTCCCCGCGCCCTTCTCCCCCTCCGCCCCCTTCTTCCCTCCCGCGCCCCTCTCCCCCACTCCGCTCTCCCCCACCCGGCTCTCCCCCACCCGGCTCTCCCCCACCCGGCTCTCCCCCGCTCCGCTCCTCCCCACCCCGCGCAGCTCGTGGTCGTGGAACGAGCCGTCGCGGCGGGGCAACCGCACCACCGTCACGCCGGCACCTCGATCCGCCGCCCCGTGCGCGAGGACTCCAGGCCCAGCGCGGCCAGCCGGACGCCCCGCGCACCGGAGCGGAAGTCGTGCCGGAAGGGCGCGTCGGCGACGACGTGCCGCAGGAACTCCTCCCACTGCACCAGGAACCCGTTGTCGAACACCTCGTTGTCGGGCACCTCCTGCCACAGCGCGCGGAAGTCGATCGACGAGGGCACGTCCGGGTCCCACACCGGCTTCGGGGTGATCTCCCGGGGTTGGACCACGCAGTTGCGCAACCCCGCCACGGCGCTGCCGCGGGTGCCGTCCACCTGGAACTCGACCAGCTCGTCGCGGTGCACCCGCACCGCCCAGGAGGAGTTGACCTGCGCCACCACGCCGCCGGCCAGCTCGAAGATCGCGTAGGCCGCGTCGTCGGCGGTGGCGTCGTACCGGGTGCCGCCCTCGTCCCAGCGCTCGGGCACGTGCGTGACGGCGCGGGCGGTGACCGCCTCCACCGGCCCGAACAGGCCCTCCAGCAGGTAGCTCCAGTGGCAGAACATGTCCACGACGATCCCGCCGCCGTCCTGCGCCCGGTAGTTCCAGCTCGGCCGCTGCGCGGGCTGCCAGTCGCCCTCGAAGACCCAGTAGCCGAACTCGCCGCGCACCGAGAGCACGCGGCCGAAGAACCCGCCGTCGACCAGCCGCCGCAGCTTGCGGATGCCGGGCAGGTACAGCTTGTCGGCCACCACGCCGTGCTTGACGCCGGCCGCGTCGGCCAGCCGGGCCAGCTCCTCGACCTCCCCGGGCGAGGCGGCGACCGGCTTCTCGCTGTAGACGTGCTTGCCCGCCGCGATCGCCCTGGACAGGGCCCCGACGTGCGCCGAGGTGACCTGCGCGTCGAAGTAGACCTCGACCCCGGGGTCACCCAGCGCGGCGTCCAGGTCGGTGGTCCAGCGCGCCAGGTCGTGCCGCCGGGCGATCTCCTCCAGCTTGTTCGCGTTGCGCCCCACCAGGATCGGCTCGGGCACCACCAGGTCGTCACCGACCCGCACCCCGCCGCGCTCCCGGATCGCCAACACCGACCGCACCAGGTGCTGCCGGTACCCCATGCGCCCGGTAACCCCGTTCAGCACGACCCCAACAGTCCGCACCGCCACCACACCACCCCACCTATCCGGAAAGCGCTTTCCACAAGCTACGTCCCCCACCCCCCACCGTCAACCAACCCACCCCACCCCCACGCGTGTCCTCCACTCAGACACCGCGTGTCCTCCACTCAGACACCGCGAGTCGAACCTCCAGAACCGTCGTGTCGAACCTCCAGAACTCCCGAATTCCACATTCGGCTCCCCACGACCACGTCCCAACCGGGCCCGAATGTGGAACTCGGGGGTCCCGAGGGTTCGACACGACGGGCCTGAGCGTTCGACTCGCGGTGTCCGAACGGAGGACACGCGGGGTCGGAGTGGAGGACACGCGGGGTTGGGGCGGGGGGTGGGGGGTGGGGATCGTTTAGGCTCGCCAGTTCGGGGACGGTGAGGAGGCGGCGGTGGCGTCGCGGCAGGTCACGCTGCAAGAGGTGGCGAAGAGCGCGGGTGTGTCGCTGGCCACCGCGTCGCGCGTGCTCAACGGCAGCACGCGCCAGGTGAGCGCCGAACTGCGCGAGCGCGTGCTGGGCACGGCGCGGGAGCTGGGCTACCTGCCCAACGCCTCCGCGCAGGCGCTGGCCCGCAACTCCAGCGTGCTGGTGGGGCTCGTGGTGCACGACATCGCCGACCCGTACTTCTCCAGCATCGCGGCGGGCGTGACCCGGGTCGCCGAGGCGGCCGGGCTGGTCGTGGTGCTCGGCACCACCAACCGCGACCCGCGCCGCGAGGTCGAGCTGGTCAACACCCTGCGCGCCCACCGCGCCCGCGCCCTGGTCATCGCCGGCAGCCGCACCACCGACCGCCGGGCCAGCGCCCGCCTGACCGAGGAGATCGGCGCGTTCACCGCCCAGGGCGGCCGGGTGGCGTGCGTCTCGCAGGCGAAGCTGGGCGCGGACACCGTGGTGCCCGCCAACCGGTCCGGGGCACGGGCGCTGGCCCGCCGCCTCACCGAGCTGGGCCACCGCCGGTTCGCCGTGCTCGCGGGCCCCGCCGACCTGCTCGCCGCCCGCGACCGCGTCGCCGGCTTCAAGGCCGGCCTGGCCGACGCGGGCGTGGACCTGCCCCCCGAGAACGTCATCACCTGCGGTTTCACCCGTGACGGCGGTCACGCCGCAGTGGCCGACCTGCTCGCCGCCCGCACCGGCGCGACCTGCGTGTTCGCCGTCAACGACGTGATGGCGATGGGTGCCATGGCGGCGCTGCGCGAGCACGGGCTCGGCGTCCCCGACGACGTCTCGGTGGCCGGTTTCGACGACATCCCCACCCTGCGCGACCTGGTCCCGGCCCTGAGCACGGTGCGCCTGCCGCTGGAGCAGATGGGTGAACGGGCCGCGCGCCTGGTCCTGGACGAGCCCGGTGACGAGCCGCGCACGGTCCGGGTGGCCGGCGAGGTGGTGCTGCGCGCCAGCACGTCCCCACCTGGCGCTACCGGGCTGCGGTAGGCGCCGGCTACTCTCTAAACTGGACACCCGTTCGACCACCCCTCACGAGGAGTGATCCCTTCCGTGCGCGACGCGCAGTCCCCGGGCTGCAGTACCGAGCCGGGTCCGATACCCGGCTGCCAGCCCCGCCCGCCCCGTGACGGGGGCCTCGCATGACCATCGTCCTCAGCCTGCTCGGCCTGGTCGCCGTGGTGGTGCTCACCGTCGGCACGTTCATCGCGGTCGCGGCCGAGTTCTCCCTGACCGCCCTGGAGCGCAGCACCGTCGAGTCGCACGTCGCCGCCGTCGGCGACGCCAAGGCCCGCGCGGTCGACAAGGCCCACCGGTCGCTGTCCTTCCAGCTCTCCGGCTCGCAGCTGGCGATCACCATCACCACGCTCATCACCGGTTTCATCGCCGAACCGGCCATCGCCGAGCTGATCTCGCCCGCGCTGTCGGCCCTCGGCGTGCCGGACTCCGCGGTCGACCCGATCTCGCTGGCCGTCGCCCTGGCGGTGGCCACGTCGCTGTCGATGGTGTTCGGCGAGCTGGTGCCGAAGAACCTGGCCATCGCCAAGCCGCTGGAGACCGCCCGCGCGGTCGCCGGCGTGCAGGCCGGGTTCTCCTCGGTGTTCCGCTGGCTGATCAACGGCCTGAACGGCTCGGCCAACTGGCTGGTGCGCCGGATGGGCGTGGAGCCCGCCGACGAGCTGGCCTCGGCCCGGTCGCCGCAGGAGCTGGGCGCCCTGATCCGGTCGAGCGCCGAGCACGGCACGATCGACGAGGGCACCGCGACCCTGCTGGACCGCTCCCTGCGCTTCGGCGACCGCACCGCGGACGAGCTGATGACCCCGCGCGTGCGGGTGGAGTCGCTGCGCTCGGACGCGACCGTGCTGGACCTGGTCGCCAAGGCGCGGGAGACGGGTTTCTCCCGGTTCCCGGTGCACCAGGGCGACCTGGACGAGGTGCGCGGGATCGTGCACGTCAAGCAGGCGTTCGGGGTGCCGCGCCACCAGCGGGCGACCACGCCGCTGTCGGCGCTGACCAGGCCGGTGCAGACGGTGCCCGCGACCCTGGAGGGCGACGCCCTGCTGGACCGGCTGCGCGCCTCCGGCCTGCAGACCGCGCTGGTCGTCGACGAGTACGGCGGCACGGCCGGCCTGGTGACGCTGGAGGACCTGGTCGAGGAGATCGTCGGCGACGTGCGCGACGAGCACGACCGCCGGGAGACCTCGCCGGTGCGCCCGCTGGGCCGCGACAGCTGGCTGGTGTCCGGCCTGCTGCGCGACGACGAGGTGGCCGAGGCGACCGGGTTCCGGATGCCCGAGGGCGACTACGAGACGGTCGCCGGCCTGGTCATGGCCCGGTTGGGCCGGATACCGGCGGCCGGTGACGAGATCCGGGTCGACGGCTGGCGGATCACCGTGGTGCAGATGGACCGGCACCGGGTGGCCGAGCTGCGGGTGGCCCGGGTGGAGCAGGAGGCCGCGCGATGAGCCCGCCGCGCGTGGTGGAGCCCGAGGTCGCGACGAGCCCGCCGCACGTGGCGGGGACGGGGGTCGCGCGATGAGCCTGCTGTTCGTGTTGCTGCTGGTGGCGGGCAACGCCTTCTTCGTCGGCGCGGAGTTCGCCATCATCACCGCGCGCCGCGACCGGCTGGAGGCGCTGGCCGAGCAGGGCAGCAGCCGGGCCCGGACGGTGATCCGGGCGGGCCGCGAGCTGCCGCTGCTGATCGCGGGCGCGCAGCTGGGCATCACGCTGTGCTCGCTGGGCCTGGGCGCGCTGGGCGAACCGGCCGTGGCGGCGATGCTGGAGGCGCCGTTCCACGGCGTCGGCGTGCCGGACGCGGTGCGGCACGGCGTGGCCTTCGCGCTGGCGCTGGTCGTCGTGGTGGCGCTGCACACGGTGCTGGGCGAGATGGTGCCGAAGAACCTGGCCATCGCCGGCCCGGAGCGCACCGCGCTGCTGCTGGTGCCCGCGCACCTGTGGTTCTGCCGGCTGGTGGCGCCGCTGCTGCGCGCGTTCACCGTGGTGGCGACGGCGGTGCTCAAGCGGGTCGGCGTGACGCCGCGCGAGGAGCTGGAGTCGGCCTACACGCGGGACGAGCTGGCGCTGCTGATCGCGCAGTCGCGGCAGGAGGGCCTGCTGGAGGACTCCGAGCACCGGCGGCTGGCGCAGACGCTGTCGTCGGCGGAGCGCACCGTGGCCGACGTGCTGGTGCCGCTGGACCGGGTCACCTCGGTGTCGGCGCGGCCGACCATGGGCGAGGTGGAGGCCGCCGTGTCGGCCACCGGCTTCTCCCGGTTCCCGGTGCGCGACGAGGACCGGCTGATCGGCTACCTGCACGTCAAGGACGTGCTGGACATCGCGGACGCGGACCCGTCGACGCAGGTGCCGCCCGGTCGGGTGCGCGGCCTGCCGGAGGTGCCGGTGGACGCGCGGCTGGACGAGGCGGTCGGCGTGCTGCGGCGCGCGCAGAGCCACCTGGCGCAGGCCGTGTCGGCCGACGGGGTGACGCAGGGCGTGGTCGCGCTGGAGGACCTGGTCGAGGAGTACGTGGGCACCGTGCGCGACGGCACCCACGTCCGCCGGGAGCCGTGACGAGAGGGGTGGCGCCGGTACCTGGGGGTCACCGGCGCCACCCCCGGTCACGACGCCGAGCGCACCTCGGGCACGTGGACCGGCACGCCTGCC
This portion of the Saccharothrix syringae genome encodes:
- a CDS encoding glycoside hydrolase family 9 protein; the encoded protein is MSGALASGTAHAADYERLVNGTFTGTLDPWWAGTGVSNRLVNGELCATVPGGTANPWDALIGQNGVPFEAGQSYTMKFDAYAATPQPITANLGEAVSPYRGIASHTVQLTTTKQSFSFTFTSALDFPDAGNGQASFQLGGQAASNTVCVDNVSLVGGVVPPGGELPPTKKVQVDQVGYVPGLPKQATLVSSATTAQTWTLKNSAGTTVATGQTTPKGVDAASGDPVHLIDFSSFNTVGTGYTLTVGTDTSYPFDIGTDAFSKLRYDSLAYFYHNRSGIEIQAQYVGDAYARPAGHLNVAPNQGDNNVPCLATITCGYNLDVRGGWYDAGDHGKYVVNGGISVWQLINAYERAKLIGDASVLGDGKLRIPESANGVPDILDEARWEVEFLLKMQAPNGMVHHKIHDQNWTGLPLLPHEDPQLRRLSDTSTAATLNMAAVAAQAARVWKTIDPAFSAKAQAAAVKAYAAAKANPNKIADPNDGTGGGSYSDSKLTDEFYWAAAELFTTTGESSYRSDLTASPHYKGASLDDRGFDWGSTGPLGDITLALVPNGLPAADVAAIKAAFVAVADKHLTQMASQGYPAPYKTTTGDYDWGSNGLVANNTSVLALAHDFTGQAKYREGVFQALHYFLGRNPTSYSYVTGYGEQPVKNVHHRHWANQLDPDLPTAPPGALSGGPNSALQDPVAARVLQGCKPQKCFVDHIEAYSVNEVTINWNSAFAWVANWAAEKVTTAPPVDTTAPSQPGAPTASDITATGAKLTWAASTDAESGIAGYDVVSIENTTQRVLATVTTPSATLTGLTPNTAYHLAVVAKNGAGLKSQSVATTVRTKTADPVDYCRVVARVTSWNGGMSANLTITNTSGQAWNNWKLEFTLPGTHKISQGWSATWSQSGQAVTATNAQWNGNVPAGGSVQLGFNSAGSGSGEPTDYRVNGQPCTRG
- a CDS encoding GNAT family N-acetyltransferase, which gives rise to MWVGERVRLRGVEPEDWEAFMRFSGHSGDMRAVDRVYPPRSAAGHREWALARATAATGGDEFTLAVEAGGVVVGRVSTHNADQRAGRFGYGIGIGHEYQRRGYAAEAVGLLLDFMFAERRYHKCEAGVYAFNGPSLALHRKLGFREEGRLRDHEFSAGRHHDMVLFGVLADEWLSPRRS
- a CDS encoding alpha/beta fold hydrolase; translation: MTTYVLIPGACHGGWYYDPIASRLRAEGHEVHAPTPSTGRVNLEDHVAEVLALVGDLSDVVLVGHSYGGMVITVVADRLPDRVKALVYLDAFVPRDGESGYDIAHGRWREWYVEGASGDGFAFPPLPFFDPRATPHPLATMLQRASLTGAVDKVTERFYLFAERFPDSPLATTWARLRDDPSWRAVGLPIGHDVVGEAPEELLALLRTAGG
- a CDS encoding helix-turn-helix transcriptional regulator, whose product is MSAMSMPARMLRLLSLMQARRDWSGAELAQRLGVTDRTVRRDVERLRELGYPVTGTTGTAGGYRLASGRDLPPLLLDDDEAVAVAVGLRTAAGVAGVAESSTRALAKLHRVLPARLRHRVAAVGDAIAVMAVDGPAADPATLGLLAAACRDHEVVAFTHRGAERRVEPRALVTAGRRWYLLAHDPSRGDWRTFRVDRLGSPRATGRRFTPRPLPGDPAEHVARSLTTAPYRHTATARVRAPADVVRARLPFALPGRVEPVDGDTCLLRLGADTVGPIAADLAHVEADYTLEDASPGLLDALAGVAARLTGGRPAPPAAPGSR
- a CDS encoding SDR family oxidoreductase — its product is MEAGVFLVTGAGRGIGAATARLAAEAGYRLVLAARDAAALTDLAASLGGPDRAMVAPCDVRVYEQVEALVARVEREWGRLDAVFANAGTSVDTSFAGTGGAPPAEWSDMVLTNVCGPAFTARAALPALVRSGGHLVLTGSAAGRGVRAGSLYSATKWAVTGLAQAIRAECVGTGVRVTLVQPGLTATEAIPASRAADPKLAPEDVARAVLYAVGQPSTVDVNEILVRPVGQAAHR